The genomic interval GGCTGAGTTTTGTCTGTCTCCCGATGGCAACTCCGAGGCCATTTCCATCGACATACTTCAGAAAAAAGGTACACATCCACACCCAGCCTGGGGCAGGGATCCTGCCATCCACGCTGGTGGGGCCTGGTACCCTACTAGAATCCTTCAGAAGACCTCGGTGTTTAAAACCCCAAATACCAATACAGAGCATTAGGGCGGGAGGTAGAAGTTTGTGTCTGAGTGAGCGAGGGCCATGTATCAAGAACTTAAGAATCAGGCTTCGGCCCCTTCCCTCACCAAATTAACTACAATGAGAGAGacttacacataatttaaaaatatttcctggaGTCTGGCATGATAGTGtgtaccttttttgtttttggttttgttttgatttggttggttggtttttttaatttttttccgagacagggtttccccatgtagtcctggctgtcctggaactcactctgtagactagactggcctcgaactcagaaatccgcctgcttctgcctccaagtgctgggattaaaggcgtgcgccgccactgcccagccGATAGTGTATACCTTTAGtttaccacttgggaggcagaggcggtggatccctgagttcgaggccagtttgtTCTACCtagtcagttccaggatagccagggctacatagtgagaccatcttaaaaagacacaaacaagcaaacaaagcccTCAGGTACTCTAGTTGAAGACTGTGGTGAAGCGACTCTGGGCAAGCATGCTGGTGACAGAGAACAAGGAGTGACAGGAACATGCTGGTCGGCAGGGGAGTGACCAGTAGCCTGGGAGCAACTTCAGGGTAAATAACCAAGTGGGCCAAGGGGCAGGAGCGCCGcaaaggagaaggcagagagaaacgTAAAGGTCAGAGAGGTAAAGCCCTCCATGTAGAGAGCAGTCGGCCCTCTGAGAAGGAAAGAACGGCGAGAACCGGTGGGTGGGAGAGGCAGCTTCCTGTTTCCCCACCAAGGGTCCACCTCCACCAGGTGGGCTAGAGTCTCACAAAAGGGGACCTGCCACATCAGCTTCTCCCCCGCAGGGCTGGTAAAAGCTGTCAACACCGCTGTGGACCTTATTGTGGCCCATTTTGGCACGAGCCGGGATCCTGGCGTCAAGGTATGCTGGCACAGGCAAGAGCTGAGCCCTGCAGGCTTAGCTGTCACTTCTCTTTGCTCTCTTGAATCCAGAGATGGAAATGGCTAGGGGGATCCAGGAGGGCCAACTAGGACCAAGGTGAGGCTTCTCACAGTCGCCCTATGCACCTGCAGGCAAAGCTGGGGAACAGCTCTGTGAGCCCCAATGTCGGCCACCTAGTTCTGAAGTACTTGTGCCCTGCAGTCCAGGCCGTGCTAGAGGATGGGCTCAAGGCCTTCGTATTGGATGTGATCATTGGCCAACGTAAAAACATGCCTTGGAGTGTGGTCGAGGCTTCCACACAGCTAGGTAGGTACTAGATTGCCACCCGTGGACCCCAGACTGAATTTAGGGTTCCATAAACTAGAAACGTGATCTCCAACCTGTCTTTTTCCCAGGCCCATCCACCAAGGTCTTGCATGGCCTCTGCAACAAAGTCAgccaattcccagaactcaccaGCCATACTATGCGCTTCAACGCCTTCATCCTCGGCCTGCTCAAGTGAGTGTGTAGAACGGCAAGATGGAAGCAGCCAGCCCCACTGTAGTTCTGCTTCCTCTAAGGGGCTGGCTGCCTGGAAGGAGACAGAAGGGGTGTCTACAGCATCTCTGCAAGGCCTTGGGATCCCTTTACCCAACCCAGGAGCCGCCTCTCGGCAGGCACTGACACTTCCCACCACCAAGCGCCTCCACTTCAAACGCCATGGGCTGACCTGTTTAGAAAGGAGCTGGGTTTCCCAGTGTTCAGGGTCTGCAAACTGTGATCTCTCAACTCCAACCCTGCTTCTAAATCCTGCTTCAGACCTAAACTCAGCTTAGAACACATGTCACGGTAGTTCTTAGTAGTGGTAGCTGCCCAGTCGTTCCCTTTGCCCCCAGCAGCCTGTCCTCTCAGTCAGTCATCACCCTGACTTACATGCAGGCTGTCTCCATTCCAAGAACTGACCGACTTGTGAATCTCGTGGGTTCACCCCACTTCCCACAACCCCAGTGACTTTCCAGATGGCATTTGCAGGGTGAGCCAGCCTGCCCCTGCCGTGGATGTTCATCTGTATTTCCTCCCTGTATCTGCTCTTCTGCACCCGCCCCCTCATTATCTAGCTGTATCCACAAGACTGAACTCTTTCCCTGTCTTCCTACAGCATCCGGTCCCTGGAGTTCTGGTTTAATCACCTCTATAACCATGAAGGTAATGCCCACAGCCCGCTCCACTTACCCCTTCAGTATGGAACGTTGGGGAAGGCCACCCAGACTTTCATTCTCAGAGTTTGGGGCATCTACTTGACTTAGAACCTTGAAGCAGCAGCAGACTTAGGGAATCTAGCAGTTAGGGTGGCCATGAACCCCAGCCTTTCTCCCTAAACTCAGAGCTGCCATTTCAGGTGATGGAGTGTATGCTCAGCATACCGCAGCAGGCTTTGTGCACATGAAAGCAGAGTCCACAGCCTGTACAGATGCATGTAGCTGCTTCTCATTGTCCCTGTCAGGCCAGATCAGACTTGTGAGTGTGACTTGTGAGTGTgactctgtccctctctttccccaGATATCATCCAGACCCACTACCAGCCCTGGGGCTTCCTGCGGGCCGCACACACGGTGTGCCCTGGCCTCTTtgaggagctgctgctgctgctccagcccTTAGCCCTGCTGCCCTTCAGCCTGGACTTGCTGTTCCAGCACAGGCTGCTGCAGAGTGggcggcagcagcggcagcaCAAGGAACTGCTGCGTGTGTCCCAGGACCTGCTGCTGTCTGCGCACTCGACACTGCAGTTGGCCAGGGCCCGAGGCCAGGAGGGCCCTGGAGACTTGGACAGGGTGGCTCCTGGGGAGCGGGTGAAGGGGGTGGGTGCCTCAGAAGGtggagaagaggatgaggaagacgCGGAAGAGGTGGCTGTGGTGGCGGGGAGCTCGGATCATGGCAAGTGGGCCCGAGGGGGTCAGGCTGGCTGGTGGTACCAGCTTATGCAGAGCTCCCAGGTCTACATTGATGGCACTGCTGAGGGCTCTAGATTCCCtcgcagcagcagcagtggcggTGAGAAGAAGAAAGGTGTCGGCAGTGGGGGGCCGTCCCAGGCTCCACCCCCTCCGCCTCGGGAAGGTGTAGTAGAGGGGGCGGAGGCCTGCCCTGCCCCTGAGGAGACCCTTGGCCAAGAAAGGGGCTGGCCTTTCTGGATGGGGAGCCCCCCTGACTCTGTGCTAGCTGAGCTGAGGCGTAGTCGAGAGAGGGAAGGGCCCATTGCCCCACCAACGGAAAATGAGGAAGGGACCCCAGAGCCTTCACCTGGAGGCATCAAGTGGGGACATCTCTTTGGTTCTCGGAAAGCTCAGCGGGAAGCCCGGCCCACAAACAGGTGAGTGTCGCTACTGGCGTACACAGTGGTGTGGCAAAGCCTGGTTTAAATCAGGACACAGGCAGAACTAGAATCTGTCTCCTCTCCCTTAGGCTGCCTTCGGACTGGCTGAGCCTGGACAAGTCTGTGTTCCAGCTGGTAGCACAGACAATGGGGGCCCGCCGGGAGCCGGAGCCCAGAGAGAGCCTGCAAGAGCCTCACCCCCCAGCCGTGCCCTCCAAACCTCCGTGGTACGCCCAGGGGAATTGAGTATTGGTAAACTAGACTGGCTGTTGATAGGGCTTCTCCGACCCCCGCTTGTTGTTTCTCCAGCGAGGTGCAGGCTCTGTGCCACCATCTGGCCACAGGCCCTGGACAACTGAGCTTCCACAAAGGAGACATCCTACGGGTGCTGGGACCAGCTGGAGGAGACTGGCTGCGCTGCAGCCGTGGCCCTGACACTGGCTTGGTACCTCTGGCCTATGTGACACTGACCCCAACTCCAAGTTCACCTCCTGGGAGCAGCCAAAACtgaggccttgtgcatgctggtgGCCTCAGGGACCCTcatatccccccacccccgagactCAGAGCCTGAGAGTCCTTCCCAAGCCCTCAGGCTTGGCTACGGAAAGTATGCAGAGAGCTGGGGGCCACGTATCTCCATGCTGGCGCCTGCTCCCCATGCTCAGTATTAATTACCCCTTCTCAGTTGTCCCAGACCTCCACccggggaaggaggggagggacgCACAGTGCTGGGCTGCCAATATTTCCATGGGTGTAGACAAGTGTGGAGGGAGGAGGCCCAGAGGTCATCTGTAGGTTCACTAGGTCaaatgatgatgaagatggtTAACAGTATTGGGGCCAGAGTCCCAGCCCGCCATGCTGTAAATAGGCGGCGACCAGTGCCTGGTGGTCAGAATAGGGAGGAGCCCAGGCttctgtttatgtatgtatttatttatttattatttatttattacacctAATAATAAAAAGGTGCTCAGCCTCCAAACCGTTTTCTTTGTGCCCCTCCCCTACCGACCTCTCTTCATCCCAAAAGGTTCATTCACTGGGTTAGGATGAGAAGGGAGAACTGGAAATCCAGGTACTTAGGCCAGGAGCTGTTTCTGAGTAATGCTGAGGCCCAGAGCATCATGGGTAAGATGCCCAAATGTACTACCAAACTGGAACTTATATCCTGTGTGGCCAAGAAAGTCTGTCATGTATAGCCAGAGAGGCATGAAAAAGACAGTTAACTCTCAGTTGCATAGACTCTCCAAACTGCCCTTTAAAATCTGCTCCCAACTCCCAGCTGAGCTGCCTCTAAGTTTCCTCTCTAAAGCTAAACCCCAGGATTGGACTGACATCTCTCTGTGCCTGTCTATTCCAGTTCCCCCAAGAAccccacctgcacacacaccacagtcccCGGAGCCTCTCAGGGGCTCTTCTCACTTGCCACGTAGCCTCTCTAGTGAAGCAGAAGATCCAGATTCTGAAAGTTGGGGCTGGGAAGCCGTGGGAAGAGGTTTGGGGTCCTTCTGTGCCCTGCCCCGTGAGCACGTCTGCCCAAATTCCTGCAGCGCCTGGTTGGTGAGCACAGGGAAGCTGCCGCCAAAGAGGAAGCGAGCACGGGGCACGTAGCCTGTGAAGCCTGAGGAAGCGAGCACGGGGCGCGTAGCCCATGAAGCCTGAGGAAGGGAGCACGGGGCACGTAGCCCGtgaagcctgggggtgggggagatgctGAGTCAGGACATCCTGAGGTCTCCCCATGCCTTTCACTACCCACGTCCTCTCACCTGACATGAAGAACTTCTGGGGATCTGTATCATCCATGGAGTAGGGGGAAACCTGGAGGGAGAAGTTAATGAAAGACAAAGAACTAAGTTCAGGCTCCCCTGAGACAGCTGGCAGCCAAGCCCCATGCCCCATGTTGCCCCTAGGCAAAGCACAAGTGcccaccctcactcccaccccaccagccTGCCCCATCTCACATGTGCCGACTTCTGCTTTAGCTGTGGCTCCTCTGCCTCCGGCCCTTGGTCTTTctccacctctttctctcccttggtTCCCCCTGACAGTTCATGACTCTCCCGCTCCCTGCACCTTTGTGTAAAATCACTCATAGCTTCAGCCCAAACCTGGTTGCAGTTCTTAGCAAAGATGAACTGTGCCTGTGGTATAAAACCTGACGGAGAAGAAGATGTGTTAGCTCAGGACACGTTCTCTTCGAAGGGACACCCATTCAGACATCTCTACAGACCTGTATACCCAGGGATTATGCTGGAGCTGAGCCTTTCATGCCCACGCCTGGGAGGCGGCGGCCTCCTGGAAATTACGGGAGATCTTGGAGACTGGATGGGAGGCAGAAGTGTGCGGTGAGCAGGAGGCCAGGCTAGACCAGGAGGGCCTCGGAGTAGCTGACCAGTCACCTGCCCATAGGTCTGGCCCACGCTGAACTGAAGTAGCGGGCAGTGTCCCGTATACCTGAAGCACAGGATCCGTCCCTGAGCTCCAAGCCGACTGACCCTACCACCACCAGCACCGTGCCTGCATCAGGAAAACCCTGCTCTTGGTGTGCACTTGCcccaagtgtttgtgtgtgtttatttttagacgtgtctcactctgcagcctagGCTCACCAAACACCTTTGatccttctacacacacacacacacacacacacacacacacacacacacacacctgcccgcCCCATGCTTGGCTCAGGCCAATCACTCCTTCCCCCAGCTTGAGTttgtaggtcttttttttttttgttctttgtctcttttaCCTACTGTGCTCGGTAATCATGAAATCAATGAAGttactacatccccagccctggaaCTCAAATTTCCGAGCCCTCTGCCTAGGTGTCCAATCCTTCCACCTTTTACCTTGTTTCCATGGGGAAAGCATCACAAAGCTTTGTTAGACCCGGCTCCTACAGCCGCTTGATTCCCCTTTCTATTCCACACCATAGACACCCCAGTTCTCAACTTAACTCCAGTGTGTAAATGAACAGCCTCCTATATCCCAAGCCCCATTCCCAGAAGCAAGCAGGAGAATACTCTGGGGAGAAGTCTTACCCTGGAATATAATGCGGATTCTCGGGGCTGAGCCCCGGGATGAAAATGTTGACCACAGCCATGGGAACGAAGCAGTTCCTTTTATTTCCCTTCCAGGAGGGACTCTGGGACCTGTGTACTGTGTCCAGGGCTATGGGGCCCGAGGAAGGGGGCGGGGCCGAGGGTGGAGAATGAAGGCCCTGGAATGGGGGTTGCTAGGGTAGAGCAGGCAGAGCGGGTGGAGAGCTGCTTGGTCTGCCCTGGGGCGGGTGCCATCCCGTTAGGTGGAGCCGGGCAGAGGCTGAGGGGGGCATAGCTGCGAAAGTCTCAAGGTGGGAGTCGAAGGGATGACGCGTGCCAAGTCATTTGGCTCTATCTCATAAGATTTCCTGCTTAAGGCCCTCCCTGGCTGCAGAGAGGGGGCTGTGGTGCCCTGTGAGGGTTATGGAAAGGGACTTCAAGGAGAGCTTGAGTCGTCCAGAAGGAgatagtgggggtgggggacgggGCAGTCCTGGAGATTCTAGGCATGATCAGTAAGATAATTTGCACTAATACAGGGGTTATTTACTAGATAGCTGCTACACTCCAAATCATCCACTCACTAATCATGCCTTGCTCGGCTCAGCACCCAgagtgccacggactgggttgcttcggggacTCCTTGTTCCGAGGGGTGATAAGAGTTTTGGCCTgccaggtggtggcggcgcacgcctttaattccagcacttgggaggcaggtggatttctgagttcgaggccagcctggtctacagagtgagtttcaggacagccagagctatacagagaaaccctgtctcgaaaagcaaaaacaaaaacaaaacaaaacaaaaaattagttctggcctggtgggcaaagaattcagcgagtgacaaacagagatgacacaagggagtgtggtatctgagtgtatttgcacaaagtgaaaatcaggcttatatagtatacagaagcagggtgaatgtcagggatcactaggcaggtagtggtcacatcaaagtcagtaagatcaaacagccaggtgtaaatgattcccTCAGTagagcaatagtgctcttccccgctgggctatcttggcagccctaagcaaattctcttggtctgtagcaggtaagcaccaggaggacccattctagcagctcctgggaatagtttggcttgtaacacaaacattagttcaggaaacttttcaactactctctagtttAAAGTAATCCTGCCTTGTGTGGCACTGCTCTTCGAGTTCTGACTATGTTTACAGGTAGCAATAGTGTCTGAttactatctctaactctggagacaccctgtctgataaagcAGCTTCCTTATGGGATtcagtaggcaataatgcctgaccttATTGCTAATTCTGGGGACAccttgtctgataaggcagcttcccttgtaaaaattccaagctaacagctaggaaatcaattaggatcattgaaacagtggaggccaggaaacaatgttaaatctcagttttagctataacgaaatatttcttagggcacctttatgcctgaataaagaaagcatgcagatctctccacagactttagcagagaccaatctggaacacatcagagctgggagatgtcagcgactgaatactcaggaggcaagctagctccctttgaagccatACGCCTCAGGTCCCTGATCAGGTTTTTTGGACCTGACACGCAGACataactgaagtagacgagtgccACGTGACACCTGAGGATGGCAGGATGCACTATACGGAAGGTTCCACGAGCCTCTGGGTAAGACTGAACCACTGTCCTCATGTGCCAAAGATGGTACTGTTTACCGTCTGCTCTGAAGGCCAGATTAATATATACCAATGTGTTGGCTCTGGGAACGCAGGTCCCACACATGTTAGGCAAGTCCTCTACCACCCCAGTATATGCCCCAGGACACAGAGATAAGAACTCAGAAGAATGTGAAGCCAGAATTGTAGAGTGGGGCAAGACCTGGGGCATGAGGCCCACCAGGCTTTGACTTCTATCTGAGGGCCTCAACCTCTTGGAGCAGGTACTTTAATGTCCTCTGGCCCCAACTTCTCCAAACTCCAGTGTGAAGGTTAAAATTCCTGAGCTTACTAAGGCTCTGAGGGTCAGCGGCTTCGCTGAGGTAGGTGAAAGAAGTAGTGACTAAGACCTCACAAGAATGCCTCAGCTTCTGATGCAGGGAATGTGGGTGAGTGGTAACcctgtgggagtgggggaggggcgctCCCACTCAGAAGGTTCAGGGAAGGAGAGTCATGTAAGGTTAAAGGATTAAAACCAGCAGGAAAGtcaactttgctttttaaaaacagtccAGGTTGTTAACCTGGGCTTCTGGCACTCTGGACAAGATGGAAGGAGTATGCTGCAGCTAGAAGGGTCCTGGGGGATAGATAGCCTTAGCTCCTCTGAGAGAGGCATGCAAGAGGAAATGAGGTTGCTTTCTGCCTCTGAATGGTCCTCGATGTGATGGTGGAATGACCTGACCTGCAGGTCACATTATTCAGGGGAACGAGGAGGATTataacctgtgaataaagaatgggcgagagagacgacaggactcaaggaagcattgcttgtcaagagccatNNNNNNNNNNNaatggcccattcttgagatgtctaagacGGATGGCTTACCTAATGACTTGAGCAACCGGGCGAGCAGCCTCAGTCATGAACCTGGATTCGATCGCGATCTTAATCCTTCCGGGAGGTGACCCGTGCCTCGAGCCCCACGTCgggcgccacctgacctggcctgcaggtcacattattcaggggaacgaggaggattacaacctgtgaataaagaatgggcgagaaagacgacaggactcaaggaagcattgcttgtcaagagccgtttacttagtgcagccgatcatatttaaggcaaaaatcttggaggggagggggagaggaaggagggagatggaagtttacaagatcttctggggttgagctctggtgtgacaggtggggagtgggtggatgacaggtggagagggggtggatttccgtgaatgttcttttcccagggccaagccgtttccttgtgattgtcaggcaggatgttaatctcagggttcacatccttgtgattgtcaggcaggatgttaatctccgggttctcaattagctggggcaggatatttatctcagggctctcatggtccCCAACAGTGGAACACTTGAGTAAACATCTTGAACCCTTGAGAACGCTTACTGGGGACAAAGCTTCAGAATATCAAGGATGGGCCAGATGGAGCAGAGAGGCCGAGGCTCTGAGAGTCACTGAGCTGCTGAATTGACCTGCTTCTCTATTCCACTATTGTAAGGtcgttttttttttacttagagCCAAAGTGTTATTAAAGACTTAGAAAGCTAAACAGGCTCAAAGCTAAATGTGGTTGGTAGCACATTCCTCTAACActaacacttgggaggttgaggcaggaggattgcctgcCTGGCTTACATAGcccaaccctgtctcaaagcaaacagcTAGCTTAGATTTTTAACTCCACTCAGTGCTGAGCTTGCCCACATTCATTGCACTTCAGTTCTTTCAACTGTAACACAGGAAAAGGATGTTCCCACCTCAGAGTAAACCAGACAGCATGGGGGCACACAGGTACCCAGTGCCTGTTTGGGGCTAAATTGCTAACGTAACAGCAACTCAtaaaatttgatggggattgggGAAGAAGAGGCAAGGGCAGTCACAGATGTGGGGTAGGAAAAGTATGAAATAGAAAACTGGAAAGGTTAGAGTTCACAGCTGAGGACTAGAGATGCTGAACTGTGACTGAGGACAGACTTATGAAGCCCCGGCTCGCTGTGTGGTTGTGGGTGACCttgatctcctgcctccacctcctgagttgTGATTCTATGCA from Mastomys coucha isolate ucsf_1 unplaced genomic scaffold, UCSF_Mcou_1 pScaffold18, whole genome shotgun sequence carries:
- the Fam166b gene encoding protein FAM166B gives rise to the protein MAVVNIFIPGLSPENPHYIPGYTGHCPLLQFSVGQTYGQVTGFIPQAQFIFAKNCNQVWAEAMSDFTQRCRERESHELSGGTKGEKEVEKDQGPEAEEPQLKQKSAHVSPYSMDDTDPQKFFMSGERTWVVKGMGRPQDVLTQHLPHPQASRATCPVLPSSGFMGYAPRARFLRLHRLRAPCSLPLWRQLPCAHQPGAAGIWADVLTGQGTEGPQTSSHGFPAPTFRIWIFCFTREATWQVRRAPERLRGLWCVCRWGSWGNWNRQAQRDVSPILGFSFREET